One Penicillium oxalicum strain HP7-1 chromosome III, whole genome shotgun sequence genomic region harbors:
- a CDS encoding Trehalose phosphorylase has protein sequence MIVLMNTFNDGWSGLPFKVAYAGVSVTPPKDNITTLTLAVRDVIYPMDYIQKQLRLPPQKPDAVITDSMLDALREYSESRFVKVTGIGMPAELISTCPHLTSRLWLENDIIPLVVDCDKVAMEGDQNTPWGHRALDEQAEVLAMKCVRVFGPLNIPILQVGYRGLVEVNSHFHMHIASSENYQNTVGAQTWDILQIIASEVRPKELRIALFSATPQGGGVALIRHAFVRLGRLLDLDIKYNRYWASDGGPLDDPSNGGADIIVVDHPQMPDLIQIAKERSPARPVIYRSHIQIRTDLAETPHTPQARTWNWLWKRAQHADIFISHPIPDSVPRDVPKAMVGYIPASTDILDGLNKDMRDWDIAHYGRIFNQWCKEAGMPTVDYPTEKYFAQVARFDPSKGLFDALDGYSMFYDHVQKTSSSTKVPKLVICGHGSVDDPDATGTYQAVLERIDEKMPRLKDLICVIRAKPSDQVLNAILSKAKIILQLSTCEGFEIKVSEALRKGKPVIATNVGGLPYRSSITKLAS, from the exons ATGATTGTTCTGATGAATACATTCAATGATGGGTGGTCGGGGCTTCCATTTAAG GTTGCCTATGCAGGGGTCTCGGTTACGCCGCCTAAGGACAACATCACCACGCTCACTTTAGCTGTTCGCGATGTGATATATCCGATGGACTATATCCAGAAACAGCTCCGCCTTCCCCCGCAAAAACCTGATGCAGTGATAACCGATTCAATGTTGGACGCTTTACGCGAGTACAGCGAAAGCCGTTTCGTAAAGGTCACAGGAATCGGCATGCCTGCGGAGTTGATCAGCACTTGCCCACATCTCACGTCTCGCCTGTGGTTGGAAAACGACATAATCCCTCTGGTGGTGGATTGTGACAAGGTGGCTATGGAAGGCGATCAAAATACCCCCTGGGGCCACCGAGCACTGGACGAGCAGGCTGAGGTTTTGGCCATGAAATGCGTGAG GGTGTTCGGTCCACTGAACATCCCCATCCTGCAGGTCGGCTATCGCGGCTTAGTTGAGGTCAACTCTCACTTCCACATGCATATTGCATCCTCGGAGAACTATCAGAACACTGTTGGCGCACAAACTTGGGACATTTTGCAGATAATCGCATCAGAAGTGCGACCTAAAGAGTTGCGTATCGCTCTATTTAGCGCAACACCACAGGGAGGGGGTGTAGCGTTGATAAGGCATGCATTCGTTCGTTTAGGAAGACTCCTAGATTTGGATATCAAGTA CAACCGATATTGGGCTTCTGATGGTGGCCCACTCGATGACCCTTCGAATGGAGGTGCAGACATCATTGTGGTAGATCATCCGCAAATGCCAGATCTGATCCAGATCGCAAAGGAAAGGAGCCCTGCCCGCCCCGTCATCTACCGCAGCCACATCCAAATCAGAACGGACCTCGCGGAGACGCCACACACACCTCAGGCTAGAACCTGGAACTGGCTTTGGAAACGTGCCCAGCACGCAGACATCTTCATCAGCCACCCAATCCCGGATTCGGTACCACGAGATGTCCCCAAAGCCATGGTGGGCTATATTCCGGCATCTACAGACATCTTGGATGGTCTGAATAAGGATATGCGCGACTGGGACATCGCACACTACGGCCGAATCTTCAACCAGTGGTGCAAAGAAGCTGGAATGCCAACAGTTGATTATCCAACAGAGAAGTATTTCGCTCAGGTGGCTCGATTCGACCCCTCCAAAGGCCTATTTGACGCTTTGGACGGATACAGTATGTTTTATGATCATGTTCAGAAGACGAGTTCTTCCACCAAAGTTCCGAAACTAGTTATTTGTGGACACGGGTCTGTGGACGACCCTGACGCAACCGGGACCTATCAAGCGGTCCTCGAGCGAATAGACGAGAAGATGCCTCGCCTGAAAGACTTGATCTGCGTTATTCGCGCCAAGCCGTCTGATCAAGTCTTGAATGCGATCCTCTCCAAAGCCAAAATTATCTTACAGCTCTCGACCTGCGAAGGGTTCGAGATCAAGGTGTCAGAGGCGTTACGCAAAGGGAAGCCTGTTATTGCAACGAATGTTGGTGGACTTCCTTACAGGTCAAGCATAACGAAACTGGCTTCGTGA
- a CDS encoding Enolase: MSDAGHEGRIKCAIYPASSEFFKSGNYDLGFKNSKADSHAPKQLMHLYSTLLENCPTVLLENPFSESDWASWTEFCEQCPVDFAGDDPLVTNRTYVREAHERMACNSMLLKINQVDTISEAIESSFPVTSHHFEGTKFWQGNLAYSYGWSVFISHRSGETTDDFIADLVVELRTGHIKSGAPCRGEHVAKYNRLLDIEELLGVQGEEVVYAGENFRSAYTLKPSLWNKINHTILSLC; encoded by the coding sequence ATGTCGGATGCTGGACATGAAGGGAGAATCAAGTGTGCCATCTATCCGGCTTCAAGTGAATTCTTCAAGAGTGGTAACTATGACCTCGGGTTCAAAAACAGCAAAGCGGACAGCCACGCCCCGAAGCAACTGATGCATCTGTACAGCACCCTCCTCGAAAATTGCCCGACTGTTCTTCTTGAAAATCCATTTTCGGAGAGCGACTGGGCTAGCTGGACAGAATTCTGCGAACAGTGTCCCGTTGACTTCGCCGGCGATGACCCGCTAGTGACAAACAGAACCTATGTACGGGAGGCCCACGAGAGAATGGCTTGCAACTCCATGTTACTCAAGATCAACCAGGTCGATACCATTTCTGAAGCTATTGAATCGTCCTTTCCCGTAACGTCTCATCACTTCGAGGGTACTAAGTTTTGGCAAGGCAATCTTGCGTACAGCTACGGCTGGAGCGTATTTATTTCTCACCGATCTGGCGAAACCACTGATGACTTTATCGCCGATTTGGTAGTTGAATTACGGACGGGACACATCAAGTCTGGGGCACCGTGTCGTGGGGAGCACGTTGCCAAATACAACCGCTTATTGGATATCGAAGAGCTTCTTGGGGTTCAAGGCGAAGAGGTTGTCTATGCCGGTGAAAATTTCCGCTCCGCATACACACTTAAGCCGTCCTTATGGAACAAAATAAATCACACGATTTTAAGTTTGTGCTAA